The stretch of DNA TCCTCGGCCCCCATGGTCTTCGCTGCGGGGCGCACGGCGTCCGCACCCAGCACCTCCGCCAGCGCCCCTCCCAGCAGCCGGGCGGCCTCCGGGTCGTTGCGGGTCACCGGGTAGCCCTCGTCCACGGCGCAGGTGAATCGGCCTCCGTGAGCCGAGGCGACGCCCTCCCCCACCTCCCGGACACCCCGAAGGAGGGCTTCCCGCACCTCCGCCGTGTAGGCGCGGATCGTCCCCAAGAGCTCGACCCGGTCGGGGATGATGTTGGGGGCGCTGCCTCCCTGGATCGCCCCAACGGTGAGAAGCGCCGGCTCCAGGGGGTCCGTGCGCCGGCTCACCACCGTCTGGAGGGCCAGGACTCCCTCGGCGGCCATCACGATCGGGTCCACGCAGACATGGGGGTAGGCCCCGTGCCCGCCCCGGCCGTGAAACGCCATGCGAAGGCGGTCCATGCTGGCCATCACGGGACCGGGGGAGAGCCCCACGGCGCCGACGGGCAGCCCCGGCCAGACGTGGAGCGCGAAGGCCAGCCGGGCCGGGTGCCGCTCCAGGAGCCCCTCCTCCAGCAGACGCACGCACCCTCCGGGGCCCTCCTCCGCGGGCTGGAAGACGCACGCCACCCGGCCGGGGAGCGGCACCTCCCCCGAGGCGAGGGCGTCGGCGGCAGCCAGCAGCATGGCGGCGTGGGCGTCGTGGCCGCAGGCATGCATGCGGCCGGGGTGCTCGGAGCGAAAGGGGAGTCCGGTGGCCTCCTCCACGGGCAGGCCGTCCAGGTCGGCCCGCAGGAGGACCACGGGCTCCCCCCGGCCCACCACGGCCACCCCACCGGTGCCCGAGGGGGAGGGCTCGAAGGGGATCCCCCGCTCGGCCAGGAAGGCGGCCACGTAGCGGGTCGTCGCCACCTCCTGGAACGCCAGCTCGGGAATCCGGTGAAGCTCCCGGCGCACCCGCACGGCCAGCTCGGCCCGGGTCCGGGACGCTTCGCGGATAACGTCGGCGCCCATCACCATCGAGGAGGGCTCACCCGGCTCCGCTGCGCAGGAACACCATTTCCGTGAGTCGCGCCACCTCGGTGCCCCCCTGCACCACCTCGACGGAGACGCGGGCGATGCGCCCCTGGGTGTCGACCACGCGGGCGCGGGCCTCCAGCTCCTGCCCCGGGTCGGCACCCTTGAGGAAATGGATGTCGCAGTTGAGCGGCAGCCCCACGTACCCCAGGGAGTTGGCTGCGGCGGCCATGGCCTGCTCCGCCACGGCGTAGAGGGCGCCGGTGTGGGTGTAGCCGAGGAAGTTCGCGAGCTTGGGGCCGGCCGGAAGCCGAGCCACGGCCCGGCCCGGCTCGAGCTCGCGAAAGACCACGCCGAGCTCGGCGGCCAGGGGGGAGGCTTCCAGTGCCCGGCGCAGAGTGCCGAGATTCTCGCTGCGGATTGCCTCCTGCACGTCTTCGGAGGTCTTGATCGGGCTCGTCATGGCGGCCTCCCCGGTGGCGGTCGTGGACATCCTGGACGCTCCTGCCCCTTGCGGCGGCCCGGCGGCCTGCTGCGTCCCCCACCGGAGCCGCACGGCGGCGTCCCGAAACCACTACCACACGGGGGCGCCGGCCTGCAACGGAGGGATCAACCCTGGATCCGCCACCTGGGCAGTGAGCGGGGTCGGGGGACCCTTCCGCTCCGCCGCGCAATCCGCGGTGTCCTGAGGGCGTCTCCTCCAGAGAACACGTACGCCGAGCTTCACCCGATTGCACCGGGTGTCGCCGATCGATCGATGCGGGGCGCGGCTGCGCTGCAGGGCCCCCCGACCCCGCCGCAAAGGTTGATGGTGGCTCCTGGTCACCGCCCCGGCACCTCCACCCGCAGCGGCGGCTCGTCGAGCGCCCCCGCCTGCTCCCGCAGGGCCAGGATCTGCTGCTCCCAGTAGCGCGGCTCGCCAAACCAGGGAAAGGCGGCGGGAAAGGCCGGGTCGTCCCAGCGGCGGGCGATCCACGCCGAGTGGTGGATCATGCGCAGCGACCGCAGGGCCTCCACCAGGTAGAGCTCCCGGGGGTCGAAGTCCCGAAAGACGGTGTAGCCTTCGAGCACGGCCTCCAGCTGGGCCTCGGCCTCCTCCCGGGTGCCGGAGAGGAGCATCCACAGGTCCTGGATGGCGGGGCCGGTGCGGCTGTCGTCGAAGTCCACGAAGTGGGGCCCCTCCCGGGCCCAGAGCACGTTGCCCGGGTGGCAGTCGCCGTGAAGCCGCAAGGTCTGGGGCCTGCCACAGCGCGCAAAGCCCCGCTCGACCCCCTGGAGCACGGCCTCGGCGATCCCGAAGTAGGAGGCGGCCGCCGAGGCGGGCACCAACCCGCACCCCCGAAGAAACTGCACCGACTCCCACCCCAGGGAGTCGGGGGTCAGGGCGGGCCGGTGCCGAAAGACCCCGGCGGCTCCCACCGCGTGGAGCCGGCCGAGGAAGCGCCCCATCTGGCGCAGGGTGTCGGGCGCCTCGAACTCGGGGTTGCGGCCGGGCCTCTTGGGGTAGAGGGCAAAGCGAAAGCCCTGG from Thermodesulfobacteriota bacterium encodes:
- a CDS encoding M20 family metallopeptidase; protein product: MGADVIREASRTRAELAVRVRRELHRIPELAFQEVATTRYVAAFLAERGIPFEPSPSGTGGVAVVGRGEPVVLLRADLDGLPVEEATGLPFRSEHPGRMHACGHDAHAAMLLAAADALASGEVPLPGRVACVFQPAEEGPGGCVRLLEEGLLERHPARLAFALHVWPGLPVGAVGLSPGPVMASMDRLRMAFHGRGGHGAYPHVCVDPIVMAAEGVLALQTVVSRRTDPLEPALLTVGAIQGGSAPNIIPDRVELLGTIRAYTAEVREALLRGVREVGEGVASAHGGRFTCAVDEGYPVTRNDPEAARLLGGALAEVLGADAVRPAAKTMGAEDMGFLLERVPGCYLQLGASPDPSRAAPLHSPRFDLDEACLPVGVAALLAAAWAGLTS
- a CDS encoding PaaI family thioesterase is translated as MSTTATGEAAMTSPIKTSEDVQEAIRSENLGTLRRALEASPLAAELGVVFRELEPGRAVARLPAGPKLANFLGYTHTGALYAVAEQAMAAAANSLGYVGLPLNCDIHFLKGADPGQELEARARVVDTQGRIARVSVEVVQGGTEVARLTEMVFLRSGAG
- a CDS encoding serine/threonine protein kinase, with protein sequence MKPREVCAPYAGLSPERVLDAVESAGFACDGRLLALNSYENRVYQVGVEGGEPLVAKFYRPHRWSDEAIVEEHAFTQELAAAEVPAVPPWADDSGRTLFSFQGFRFALYPKRPGRNPEFEAPDTLRQMGRFLGRLHAVGAAGVFRHRPALTPDSLGWESVQFLRGCGLVPASAAASYFGIAEAVLQGVERGFARCGRPQTLRLHGDCHPGNVLWAREGPHFVDFDDSRTGPAIQDLWMLLSGTREEAEAQLEAVLEGYTVFRDFDPRELYLVEALRSLRMIHHSAWIARRWDDPAFPAAFPWFGEPRYWEQQILALREQAGALDEPPLRVEVPGR